Sequence from the Drosophila innubila isolate TH190305 chromosome 3L unlocalized genomic scaffold, UK_Dinn_1.0 0_D_3L, whole genome shotgun sequence genome:
TGGATATTAAACATAACTTTCAGTAGAGCGCATCaaatgtacaaatttaaatcttaagctctatatattttttactttatatatttgcaatatttagCGGCCTATCACTGACAAataacgtttatttttatctatttttgtttatgtttatgtgaaGCTAATTTGCATATGTGAAGCATAATTAATTAGCACGAAATTTTGTGTAGTGTTTAACTAAAATGTAGTACCCAATTAAATTAGATGGGTATATTATTACAAACTAAATTAAGGTGTTATTTTTTCGCTAGTCTGCAAAACTTGTAACTTGTTTAGGTCGGATTTCCAtaacttgtttttataaatagtatattCATTTAGACTTAAAGCAAAAAGTTAATGATTAATTAGAATTTAGCGTTGACTAACATGCCACACAATCAAAAAACTCTTATCGCCTCGATTTTCGATCGTTTGATTTGGTTCCAGTTGAATACTGTTCTCCATGTCATTGTCATCTGcaagaatttcatttaaaataattaataaatttagttcACAATAAATTATGCACTATTTACATATAATGCGACAGACTACAGGGTTTTTTCAGATATGTTACAGAAAAACATTATAgaatgaatattattaatttggttCTTTGATCTAATATTTTAGTTTGCTGCAGAACTActtggaatattttttaaattaagttttgattagtatttagattttattcttttaaactGAAAGTGcgcatattttttatggtaatttttAGATAAGCCAGCAATTTTACACTTAAAAAGatagttaataatataaataatatttgaaataaaataatattgttaagtaaaaagcaaaaagataaaaactaATACCATTAGAAGTTAGATACCGCATTTAAAAagtgtgttttgtgtttttcttataGTGACTCCGGCTAAAAAgttaagtttaaaaacaatttgattattataaaTGTGGCTTAGagtatttaagttttatatatacaagagcggagatattttttatataattgttcctttgttttttttttatttgaatttagtttGAATAGGACATTTTACAAGGACACCAAGGGACACCACTTGTGATCTCTGAGTGGTTTTGTTGGAACTGTGACGAAAAGTGCATAATATACAGCATGTGAAATTatgtttttgacaaaattaaaaaaatgcacaaacaaTTACAATATGTGACATAATTAGACATACTGTATATGGGGAGAAAAGTGATATCAAATTGCAACAGAACGAAATAAACATTGAACATAAAGTTTGCATAAACCTTAGAGGGTCAGGGTCGGATCGTAACGGAACGGATCTTGAATCAGGTCACATATACGGACGGCGCTTTTGGGGCTCAGTTAAAATGCTGCAATCCAATTTGAACTTCCGACGCTGAGCGGAGAGCACTACAAATTGAAGGTACTACACGTTCGTCAggttaaacaaaaagaaaatgcgaTTAAATCAACGAGTACGAGACGAAAACGAATAcgtaacaaaataaaaactaagcaGTAGAAACTAAACAgcgcaaataataaaaaagaaaaacaaaaacaaaccaaaaataaaaacagagatcaataaaatcaaaaaacaaaaatgataagGCTTACGTATCGACTTTCCAAACTATCAAATGCGCTGCATTATCACTAGCATCATATTTATCATGTCCTGCAGATGGGAATTTGAATATGGAACGATTATACAAAATGgattgcatatatatgtagattcAGTCGGATCAGATCAGTCTGCCAGATGGATATAGGCTACGATAGATAAGCTACAGCTTCGACGATCCTTGACTCCACTTACTTATGCGAAAATCAATGTAACCCTCGCCGCCGCACATGACCAACATATCGGGACGCTTGTTGCTAAAGGTTAAAGTTCCATTCGGTTGCTGCAACATCGGCACTGACACAAAGAACTTGACGGCATCACGATGACCATGGAAGGACAGTTGAGCATTGGCCATGCAACACAATGGCATTTGGCCATGGGGATCAGCTGGTCGATTAAATCGAAGAGATTACAATTAATACATTGTATCGAAATAATGTTGCACTGCTACTTACATGATTTCTGCTGCGTCTCGGCAAGCGGCACAGAGATGATGACGCCATTGCTGGTGCCGATCCAGAGTCGATTGCAGGACACCATCAAAGCTGTGATGCGCACGAAGCTAAAGCCCAGTTTGCCAGTGCCCAGCATCTTGGACACATACGGCTCAATGTCCACATCCTGTTTGTGCTCAAATGTATGCGTGTTGTAAAGACGCAGCGTGGAATCCAAACTAATTATAAagatcataatttatattattatatataaagtattataatttcaattgcttAATGTAATGAACTAGATTTATTTTGAGTAGGTAATATATAGGCATtctttttctaatattaatgaaatagtttgattttttttaagttttgctgACTTGAATTTCCTAGCTTTTGCTCCATATTTTGcctatttctatttatatctatgtatctttTAGCTTCCACAAAAGTAGTcgtaattttaatgaaattaatataacttatttttgtaCTCTGAATGTTTTTCGAATTAGAAATTATTAGAATTAATTCctttttatcattaatttcTAAAAGGCCAGCTTATTACACTATCAAATCGTCTTAGCTacgttgtgtgaaaatttcagctttctaGGTCTTACGGCTTGGTCTCcccaatgatcagtgagtgagtgattatatgattattttgttgtcatggtttttttttaattcttgcgtatttttttgaaataggAATTACTTTACCGTATAGATACCCAGACGCCGGCACCGGTGGCTGCCATTTGTCGCACCTGGCTCTCCTTGCGGGGATGCGCGTCCAGCGAGTGCACAATGTTGAGCGATATGGGATCCACAATGAAGATCTTGTTGCGATGCGCGGCCCAAATGCGTTCGCCGGCCACACAGAGGCAACGTATCGAATGATTGCGATCACCGAGCGTAACCAGATGATAACTATTCAGATCCCATTGGCCGTCTGTCTGGCGGCGGAACACGGCCAATTGGGCATTGGccagcgcaacaacaacacgcgaCTCGACATGCACAATCGCCAGCACCGCATCGGGCAGAAGAACCTTGTGCAGACACTCGTGCCACCTGGACACACTGCTGTGCACGTAGAGCCAACCCTCCTGGTCACCCAGCCACATCGTTGGTCCCACCGAACTCATCGCTGGCTCATCCCGCTCCTTTGTACCCATTATGGGATTCAATGATTGcacattgttgctgttacttttgttgttgtggttgctgttgttgttgttgctgacgtGATTATTGCCCTCGGAGCTGCTGGAGAGTCGCTGAGGAGCACCTGGGaatgtttaaaattgcaattattatttaacttatgATTTGTTTATgtcttatttataatttatttatgtttataacgGCAATAGGTATGtctaaaattgcaattattatttaaatttttgacttatttataatttatttatgttttatttataattgtgaTGGCAATAatcatttcaaaaatgtaatatttttttattatgatttattaataattatgattgtgccacttttttaaagcaaattaaaaatgttttcaatattatGGTAAGAATTTAAATCAGAAATCACAtgattgcaataaatttggaatttaaaaagatgaaggtttttaaaaaaagaaattcaaatttaaatattgttttaatatttgtctgtttttttttaggattCCTACCTGGCAATGCCTGACGTATCTTGATGGAATCCACATTGCCCAAGGGTTCGGTGGCATCCACAGCAGGCAGTTGCTCATTAGATTTCTCTGTAGCCTCCTTAGcctctgccacgcccacaactgTAGCTGCTTCGTGCACTGCCTCCTGCGCCTCCGTCTCTCCCTGCTCCATTGAATCCTGCTTGCTATTGCTGTTCTGATCGGATTTGGGACGCACACGTATGAATTCCACTTTACCGAGCAGTTCGTCACCGTCGCCAGGACGTTGTAGCATCTCTCCGGCACCCGAATTGACCACCTCGGATTGCTCCAACAATGCGTAGTCGCTCTCCATGGCACCCTGCACGGATGCAATGCAGAGGAGATGCGATGCACAGATGGGAAATGCATCCAGCACCGTTGCCGATTGATTCGCATCCACCACACTCACTGTGCTGGCGGCATGTGTGCTCGTGCAGATCCACACATACGAACTGAGCTGTGTCTCCGGCtccagcgttgccagactgGCACGCGCCATTTGGCGATCCAGCGCCTCGACACTCTGCTCCGCCGTGGGACTCGTTATCTCGGCGATCTTGAGTGTCGTATGCGAATTGGCGGGTATCAGACATTGTCCATCCTTGGTGAAGCCACCATGCAGATTCACGCCAGCCGCACAAAACACCTTCATGTGCGGCGATGCCTCCGCCAGAGGATTACAGTAAACGGGCACGGGTACACCGCCCGAATGACGACCCGGATTCGCATCCTGATTCGTCTTGTTGATGGGCAAACTCCAGCCATAGGCATGCAGACGTCCGT
This genomic interval carries:
- the LOC117786516 gene encoding JNK-interacting protein 3 isoform X11; translation: MMDNDDTMLNNCGPQSGAETVYGTEDNNMVMSEKVQQLAGSIYQEFERMINRYDEDVVKNLMPLLVNVLECLDASYRINQEQDVEVELLREDNEQLVTQYEREKSARKQSEQKLLEAEDLAEQENKELASRLESLESIVRMLELKHKNSVEHASRLEERETDLKKEYARLHERYTELFKNHVDYMERTKMLMGSTHSQMSNASDRMEVSRARLNPVARSSGPVSYGFASLENSVMLDTETICSVGSQSDDSGPPSLQNELDNLAGTVERGAATDALQQQHQATSPQSPDMSPVVPNVPANVGRSTTKKEQRSDNNLYQELSFQDNEESEENEIVTGSWVHPGEYASSANDNYFGMGKEVENLIMENNELLATKNALNIVKDDLIVKVDELTGEIEIVREELNAMQQSRTKLRQRISELEDDLKKVKEQVKQQNTEQEENDVPLAQRKRFTRVEMAMVLMERNQYKERLMELQEAVRLTEILRASRTVDNLDKKSKQSIWKYFSNLFTPSNRPTERVADGLGGGPMFRHTGGGSPAHSHGSPSRSGGGGDNRLAIGGAHPPPHPASAGLANALIMAKDYAEEGSSERISARRREQYRQLRAHVQKEDGRLHAYGWSLPINKTNQDANPGRHSGGVPVPVYCNPLAEASPHMKVFCAAGVNLHGGFTKDGQCLIPANSHTTLKIAEITSPTAEQSVEALDRQMARASLATLEPETQLSSYVWICTSTHAASTVSVVDANQSATVLDAFPICASHLLCIASVQGAMESDYALLEQSEVVNSGAGEMLQRPGDGDELLGKVEFIRVRPKSDQNSNSKQDSMEQGETEAQEAVHEAATVVGVAEAKEATEKSNEQLPAVDATEPLGNVDSIKIRQALPGAPQRLSSSSEGNNHVSNNNNSNHNNKSNSNNVQSLNPIMGTKERDEPAMSSVGPTMWLGDQEGWLYVHSSVSRWHECLHKVLLPDAVLAIVHVESRVVVALANAQLAVFRRQTDGQWDLNSYHLVTLGDRNHSIRCLCVAGERIWAAHRNKIFIVDPISLNIVHSLDAHPRKESQVRQMAATGAGVWVSIRLDSTLRLYNTHTFEHKQDVDIEPYVSKMLGTGKLGFSFVRITALMVSCNRLWIGTSNGVIISVPLAETQQKSSDPHGQMPLCCMANAQLSFHGHRDAVKFFVSVPMLQQPNGTLTFSNKRPDMLVMCGGEGYIDFRIRHDKYDASDNAAHLIVWKVDTTFNL
- the LOC117786516 gene encoding JNK-interacting protein 3 isoform X12; its protein translation is MMDNDDTMLNNCGPQSGAETVYGTEDNNMVMSEKVQQLAGSIYQEFERMINRYDEDVVKNLMPLLVNVLECLDASYRINQEQDVEVELLREDNEQLVTQYEREKSARKQSEQKLLEAEDLAEQENKELASRLESLESIVRMLELKHKNSVEHASRLEERETDLKKEYARLHERYTELFKNHVDYMERTKMLMGSTHSQMSNASDRMEVSRARLNPVARSSGPVSYGFASLENSVMLDTETICSVGSQSDDSGPPSLQNELDNLAGTVERGAATDALQQQHQATSPQSPDMSPVVPNVPANVGRSTTKKEQRSDNNLYQELSFQDNEESEENEIVTGSWVHPGEYASSGMGKEVENLIMENNELLATKNALNIVKDDLIVKVDELTGEIEIVREELNAMQQSRTKLRQRISELEDDLKKVKEQVKQQNTEQEENDVPLAQRKRFTRVEMAMVLMERNQYKERLMELQEAVRLTEILRASRTVDNLDKKSKQSIWKYFSNLFTPSNRPTERVADGLGGGPMFRHTGGGSPAHSHGSPSRSGGGGDNRLAIGGAHPPPHPASAGLANALIMAKDYAEEGSSERISARRREQYRQLRAHVQKEDGRLHAYGWSLPINKTNQDANPGRHSGGVPVPVYCNPLAEASPHMKVFCAAGVNLHGGFTKDGQCLIPANSHTTLKIAEITSPTAEQSVEALDRQMARASLATLEPETQLSSYVWICTSTHAASTVSVVDANQSATVLDAFPICASHLLCIASVQGAMESDYALLEQSEVVNSGAGEMLQRPGDGDELLGKVEFIRVRPKSDQNSNSKQDSMEQGETEAQEAVHEAATVVGVAEAKEATEKSNEQLPAVDATEPLGNVDSIKIRQALPGAPQRLSSSSEGNNHVSNNNNSNHNNKSNSNNVQSLNPIMGTKERDEPAMSSVGPTMWLGDQEGWLYVHSSVSRWHECLHKVLLPDAVLAIVHVESRVVVALANAQLAVFRRQTDGQWDLNSYHLVTLGDRNHSIRCLCVAGERIWAAHRNKIFIVDPISLNIVHSLDAHPRKESQVRQMAATGAGVWVSIRLDSTLRLYNTHTFEHKQDVDIEPYVSKMLGTGKLGFSFVRITALMVSCNRLWIGTSNGVIISVPLAETQQKSSDPHGQMPLCCMANAQLSFHGHRDAVKFFVSVPMLQQPNGTLTFSNKRPDMLVMCGGEGYIDFRIRHDKYDASDNAAHLIVWKVDTTFNL
- the LOC117786516 gene encoding JNK-interacting protein 3 isoform X5, which gives rise to MMDNDDTMLNNCGPQSGAETVYGTEDNNMVMSEKNEEVVSIVQQLAGSIYQEFERMINRYDEDVVKNLMPLLVNVLECLDASYRINQEQDVEVELLREDNEQLVTQYEREKSARKQSEQKLLEAEDLAEQENKELASRLESLESIVRMLELKHKNSVEHASRLEERETDLKKEYARLHERYTELFKNHVDYMERTKMLMGSTHSQMSNASDRMEVSRARLNPVARSSGPVSYGFASLENSVMLDTETICSVGSQSDDSGPPSLQNELDNLAGTVERGAATDALQQQHQATSPQSPDMSPVVPNVPANVGRSTTKKEQRSDNNLYQELSFQDNEESEENEIVTGSWVHPGEYASSANDNYFGMGKEVENLIMENNELLATKNALNIVKDDLIVKVDELTGEIEIVREELNAMQQSRTKLRQRISELEDDLKKVKEQVKQQNTEQEENDVPLAQRKRFTRVEMAMVLMERNQYKERLMELQEAVRLTEILRASRTVDNLDKKSKQSIWKYFSNLFTPSNRPTERVADGLGGGPMFRHTGGGSPAHSHGSPSRSGGGGDNRLAIGGAHPPPHPASAGLANALIMAKDYAEEGSSERISARRREQYRQLRAHVQKEDGRLHAYGWSLPINKTNQDANPGRHSGGVPVPVYCNPLAEASPHMKVFCAAGVNLHGGFTKDGQCLIPANSHTTLKIAEITSPTAEQSVEALDRQMARASLATLEPETQLSSYVWICTSTHAASTVSVVDANQSATVLDAFPICASHLLCIASVQGAMESDYALLEQSEVVNSGAGEMLQRPGDGDELLGKVEFIRVRPKSDQNSNSKQDSMEQGETEAQEAVHEAATVVGVAEAKEATEKSNEQLPAVDATEPLGNVDSIKIRQALPAFPGAPQRLSSSSEGNNHVSNNNNSNHNNKSNSNNVQSLNPIMGTKERDEPAMSSVGPTMWLGDQEGWLYVHSSVSRWHECLHKVLLPDAVLAIVHVESRVVVALANAQLAVFRRQTDGQWDLNSYHLVTLGDRNHSIRCLCVAGERIWAAHRNKIFIVDPISLNIVHSLDAHPRKESQVRQMAATGAGVWVSIRLDSTLRLYNTHTFEHKQDVDIEPYVSKMLGTGKLGFSFVRITALMVSCNRLWIGTSNGVIISVPLAETQQKSSDPHGQMPLCCMANAQLSFHGHRDAVKFFVSVPMLQQPNGTLTFSNKRPDMLVMCGGEGYIDFRIRHDKYDASDNAAHLIVWKVDTTFNL
- the LOC117786516 gene encoding JNK-interacting protein 3 isoform X10 — protein: MMDNDDTMLNNCGPQSGAETVYGTEDNNMVMSEKNEEVVSIVQQLAGSIYQEFERMINRYDEDVVKNLMPLLVNVLECLDASYRINQEQDVEVELLREDNEQLVTQYEREKSARKQSEQKLLEAEDLAEQENKELASRLESLESIVRMLELKHKNSVEHASRLEERETDLKKEYARLHERYTELFKNHVDYMERTKMLMGSTHSQMSNASDRMEVSRARLNPVARSSGPVSYGFASLENSVMLDTETICSVGSQSDDSGPPSLQNELDNLAGTVERGAATDALQQQHQATSPQSPDMSPVVPNVPANVGRSTTKKEQRSDNNLYQELSFQDNEESEENEIVTGSWVHPGEYASSANDNYFGMGKEVENLIMENNELLATKNALNIVKDDLIVKVDELTGEIEIVREELNAMQQSRTKLRQRISELEDDLKKVKEQVKQQNTEQEENDVPLAQRKRFTRVEMAMVLMERNQYKERLMELQEAVRLTEILRASRTVDNLDKKSKQSIWKYFSNLFTPSNRPTERVADGLGGGPMFRHTGGGSPAHSHGSPSRSGGGGDNRLAIGGAHPPPHPASAGLANALIMAKDYAEEGSSERISARRREQYRQLRAHVQKEDGRLHAYGWSLPINKTNQDANPGRHSGGVPVPVYCNPLAEASPHMKVFCAAGVNLHGGFTKDGQCLIPANSHTTLKIAEITSPTAEQSVEALDRQMARASLATLEPETQLSSYVWICTSTHAASTVSVVDANQSATVLDAFPICASHLLCIASVQGAMESDYALLEQSEVVNSGAGEMLQRPGDGDELLGKVEFIRVRPKSDQNSNSKQDSMEQGETEAQEAVHEAATVVGVAEAKEATEKSNEQLPAVDATEPLGNVDSIKIRQALPGAPQRLSSSSEGNNHVSNNNNSNHNNKSNSNNVQSLNPIMGTKERDEPAMSSVGPTMWLGDQEGWLYVHSSVSRWHECLHKVLLPDAVLAIVHVESRVVVALANAQLAVFRRQTDGQWDLNSYHLVTLGDRNHSIRCLCVAGERIWAAHRNKIFIVDPISLNIVHSLDAHPRKESQVRQMAATGAGVWVSIRLDSTLRLYNTHTFEHKQDVDIEPYVSKMLGTGKLGFSFVRITALMVSCNRLWIGTSNGVIISVPLAETQQKSSDPHGQMPLCCMANAQLSFHGHRDAVKFFVSVPMLQQPNGTLTFSNKRPDMLVMCGGEGYIDFRIRHDKYDASDNAAHLIVWKVDT